TTAAACAACATTTCAAAGACTCAGGTACTGTTGAAATTGAATCTTTCCATGATTGAAAAGACTCCTCTTCTGTAGGTCGTTTTTTAAGATTTACTGGAGGGTCAGAATAAATTGATCCTGTTGAAATTGTTCTAAAACTAGATTGATTTGATTTAATTTGTTTACCAACTGCGATAATTTTATGTTTATTATCCAAATAAAAAATATTACTATGTTTTCCCATTAACTCAAAAATTAAATACTTACTAATTTCATCTCCTGGCTTTTTTGCAAAACCAAATTTTATGACTCTTTCGAAATCATCTTGATTAATCGAAATTAAAGCCATATATTTTAATCCGTATCTTATTTGTTTAGAGAGTGTGCTTTCACTCCCAATCTTTTCCGGCTTGTTTATCTTTAGTATTCTGGGAGAGTCACCATTCCATGAAACCTCTAACCAAGTTTGAGAATCAACTCCTCTGAAACATAATTGAATAGTATTAGGCTCTGGTTGCTGGGCAGTTTCAAACTTTGTAGGTAAAATATTTGTTGATAAATAATGCAACACAGATCTAATCGATGTAATATCCATTATTTGAGGCACCCCTTTTTGCATTATTTCTTTTTTTAATTCTCAAGAATTTTATTTTACTGTAAAAAATTTAATATGAAAAATCTAAAAAAACTCTTTATACTTACTGGCCCTAGCGGTGTGGGAAAAGGAACTGTAGTTAAAGAAATATTAGGTAAAGATAAAAATATTTGGCTTTCAATATCTGCAACTACTAGAGAACCTAGAGAGGGAGAAAAGGAAGGAGAAAATTATTACTTTTTGAGTAAAAAAAAGTTTAAAGAAATGATTGAACAAAACCTTTTTCTCGAATGGGCTCAATTCGCTGGAAACTACTATGGAACTCCTTTATCCTCTGTAAATGAGAAAATCAAAAAAGGATTCACCGTATTTCTTGAAATTGAAGTCGAGGGTGCAAAGCAAATCAAAGAAAAGTTTCCTGAGTCTATTTCAATTTTTTTACTCCCTCCTGACAAAGCAGAGTTAGAGAGAAGGATAAGAAATAGAGGTACAGAAAAAGAAGAGTCAATTAAAAAAAGACTCTTAAGAGCTAATTATGAAATTTCAGAATCAAATGAATTTGATTTTGCATTTACAAATCATAATGTTGATGAAACTGCGAAAAAAATAATCAAGTTAATACAAACTTGATTATTTTATCTATGTATTTTCTCAGCTCATTGGATGGAATAACAAGTCTGGGAAAAACCTATTAAATTCAATAATTATTCCAGCCGTAAGGCTAAGCCAGATCGCCGCAACTACGGGTGCAGATCGAACAAATTTTGTGTTTAGAATTTTAAACATTTGATTTTATGAAAGTTTTTTTAAAGAAAATTAACGAGGACCGTTAAGTGTAATATTGTTATCTTTTTCTCTTAAATCACCATTCCTGCCTTGTTTATTAGCAAGTAGAGGCCATTGTGCACCTTTTACAAGACATTTTCTAGCCAAGTCTAGATCAATAATGATCTCAAGATCTGCAGGATTTTTGGTCTTTTTTGATTCAATCAAATACTCTCTTCCTGACCAGCCTATTATTCCTGCAATATAAATAAACAAAACTCCTGGTATAAGTAAATCGCCTTCATGACCTCTATTTAAAAGAGCTCCCCATGGCTCAAGTGGAGGTCCAATAATTAAATGTGGAAGACCGTCATCTCCGCATGATGCTTTCCCGTACCTTTCGAATCTTGCGATGTCTTTTTGTGTTGTTGCAGAACTTGCTCTCTCAATGAATTTAGGGTTTTCAGAGCATAACGTGAGGGCTGAAGCTGTAAATTCAGTGCTTGCTCTGTCTGCGTTTAATGCCGGTCCATTAGCCGCTAGAGCAATTGGAGTAATTCCTAGAAACAGAAAAACTGATGTAATGATTGAGAAAAAGAATTTCATAAGTTGCAATCTTTAATTCCTTATAATGTGTTTAGAAAGAAATTAATACTAAAATAGAACAAGTTGATTCAAATATGCATAAAGTTTTAGCTATTGAAACAAGTTGTGATGAGACATCTGTCTCAATAGTTTCTAATTTTGGCGATACTTTTGAAATACATTCAAACATCATTGCATCTCAAATTGAAGATCATTCAAAATGGGGGGGAGTTGTTCCTGAACTAGCAGCTAGAAAACACCTAGAGTTATTACCTTTTGTTTTAGAAAAGGCATTAAAAGAATCAAAAATTAAAATTGATGAAATTGACTATATTGCATCCACTGTAGCCCCCGGATTAGTTGGGTGTTTAAGAGTTGGTTCTATTACTGCGAGATCACTTTGCATGTTATATTCCAAGCCATTTTTGGGAATTCATCATTTGGAGGGGCATTTATCTTCTATTCTATTTTCAGAAAACTATCCAAAAAAATCTTTTCTTACATTACTCGTTAGTGGTGGACATACAGAATTGATAAAGGTTGATGAGAGAAGGATAATGCGAAGACTTGGAAAGAGTTTTGATGATGCTGCTGGAGAAGCCTTTGATAAGGTCGGGAGATTATTAGGTCTTAGTTATCCGGGAGGGCCAGCAATTGAAAAGATTGCTAAAAATGGGGACCCTTTGAAATTTAATTTACCAAAATGTAGGATTTCAGATAGAAAGGGTGGGTTTCTTAAATATGATTTTTCTTTTAGTGGTCTAAAAACTGCAGTATTAAGATTGGTTGAGAAAATAAATTTAGATGGAAATACCGTCCCAGTTCCTGATATAGCTGCAAGTTTTGAGAGAGTTGTGGCGGAGGTATTAGTAGAGAGAACAATAAGATGTGCTATTGATCATGGCTTGGATAATATTGTTGTGGTTGGTGGTGTGGCTGCAAATAATACATTAAGAAAAATGATGATTAATGAAGCAAGTAAAAAATCTATTAAAGTTCATCTAGCTCCTCTCAATCTTTGTACAGATAATGCAGCGATGATTGGAGCAGCAGCGTTGTTCAGAATTAAATTTAAGGATCATTTAAGTTCTCTTAAACTAGGTGTATCAGGAAGACTATCAATTGAACAAGCACACACCCTATATGGAGAAAATCCTCCTTTCTGACTCTAATGAATAAGCAACCTAAAATTGAGATTAAAGAAACAAAAAATTTAGTTGATAAAAAGGAACTGAATTTATGGAAAAGAGGTTTTACTCCGCAAGCAGAAATATGGAATGGAAGGATGGCAACTATCGGTATAGGTATTATATTTATTATTTTTGCTTTAATTAGTCAGTTTTCATAACAAAGGTTCCTTTGCCTTAACTGTTAGGCAGTCTAAAAAATTACAAAAATTTTGTTTAGTTAAGTTGATTAATTAAATTAAAAATTATTGTCTTTAATGGACTTGCTATGAGATTATTGATTTAATCAAATTAATCGATAGTTTTATTTTTAAAAAGATTATATGACGCCCGAAAGGCTTGGATTACTCTGGGGAATAACAGTATTTGCAGGTGCTTGTGCTCGATTATTTTCTTCTATTACAGGATTTCCAAGTGTCGTTATTCTATTGCTTTCTGGATTATTTATTGGAAGATCAGGTTTAGGACTGGTTGAGCCTTTAGATCTTGGGCAAGGGCTTGAAACTATTGTCGGACTTTTAGTCTGTTTAGTTCTATTCGAAGGAGGACTAAATTTAAAACTGCCTGAGGGGAATATAAGAAATACTGTTTTGAAAATTTCATTGATAAGGCTATTTATTTCATTATCAGCTGGAATTTTTATTTCTCATTGGTTGGCTGGTCTTTCATGGCAAGTTGCAGGAATTTATAGTGCCATAGTTCTAGCTACTGGACCAACTGTTGTCTCTCCTTTGGTTGAACAAATAAAATTAGCTTCCCCTCTTTCGGAAGTTTTGAAAGCTGAAGGTTTATTACTCGAACCAATTGGTGCAGTACTAGCATTATTACTTTTAGAACTAACTTTAGGAGACCTACGTGGGATTAACGAAGTATTTATTGCATTGATGCAAAGATTAGGAGGAGGAGTTTTAATTGGATTAAGTGCAGGATGGTTACTATCAGAAATCTTAAAAAAAATAAAAAATGAAGCCTCATTTGGTGTAGAGCTTCAAGTCACTCTAGGATTTATTTTTCTTGTATATGGAATTTGTGAATATTTTCTACCAGAGTCAGGTCTACCTGCTTCTGTAGCGGCAGGTTTTATTGTGGGCAAAAGAGAAGTAATAGATAAGGAGAAGTTGGATAATCTAATAAGCGAATTAGCACAATTAGCAATAACAGTTCTTTTCCCTCTCTTGGCCGCTGATGTTTCTTGGGGTGAATTGAGTCCCCTAGGCTGGGGAGGGGTTGTTTGCGTTTTTATGTTGATGGTAATTGTTCGTCCTATTTCTATCTGGATAGCAACAATGGGAAGAGAATTAGGATTAAAAGAAAAAGTATTTTTAGCCTGGTTAGCCCCAAGAGGTATTGTTACTGCAGCGGTAGCCTCTCTTTTTTCTATCAGATTAGAACAGGCTGGCATCCTTGGAGCTGGACGACTTCAAGGTTTGGTGTTTCTTACTATATTAATGACAGTAGGAATCCAAGGTCTTACTGCTAAACCTTTGGCGAATCGGCTAGAATTAGGTCAAAAAAATTAGATTTATTTAATACATCTTTCAATTCTTGTGATATCACTTTTACTCTCTGAGAAAAGTTCCCAACTTTGAATTAAATCTGGCCCACTGAGAGAACCAAAAAAGGCTACTCTTAATGATTTCATTAAAATCCCTTTTTTAATATTATGCATTTTTGAAATATCGTTTATTATTTCTTTTGCGTTCTCTTTGTTTAGTTTTACATTATTCCTCTCAATTAAATAATTTAAGATAAGTTTTAGAGATACTTTACTATCAACGTTTTCGAGAAAATCTTGACCCTCTTTTTGAATTGGAGGTAATAAGAAAAATGGTTTTGATTGATCAATGGCGTCTTTTAAAATAGTCATTGAGTCTTTAATTAAAACTACTAATTTTAAAGCCCACTCCTGGGATGGAGGTTCCCACTCCATTTTTTCCCAGTATTTACAAATGATCTTACTTAACTTCACTGATTCCATTTTTTTTATGTATTGAGAATTAATCCAGTTAAGTTTTTCCCAACTGAATTTAGCTCCAGATTTATTTATATCTGATAATTCAAAAATTTTTGATATCTCATCAAGTGAAAGTATTTCACTATCGGAAGATTTTGGTGACCAACCTAGAAAGGCCATATAGTTTGCTAAGGCTTCAGGTAAATATCCCATATCTCTAAATTCGTCGATTGAAGTAACGCAATCTCTTTTGGATAATTTTTTCCCTTCACTATTAAGTATCAGGGGTGTATGTGAAAAAGTTGGCAGTTTGAAATTTAAAGCTTCATAAATCAATATTTGTTTTGCAGTATTAGAGATATGGTCTTCACCTCGAACTACATGAGTGATATTCATGAAGTTATCATCAACTACAACTGCAAGATTATACAAAGGATCTCCAATCTCGTATCCCATAGCCCTTCTTGATAAAACTAAATCACCACCCAAGTCCTTCCCTAGCCATTTGATTTCACCTCTTACCTGATCTATCCATTTGATTTGTTTCTTTTCATCAATTTTAAACCTTATTACGGAAGTCCTTCCTTCAGATATGAATTTTTCTATTTCTTCTTTCGAAAGATTTCTGTGCCTATTATCATGCCTTGGAGGTAATCCTTTCTTTTTTTGTTCTTCCCTTAACTCAAGTATCTCATCTTCTGTTGTAAAGCATCTATACGCAGAGCCAGAATCTAAAAGCTTTTTGATGTATTCTTTGTGAATTGATATTCGGTCACTTTGCTTCAAAGGTTCTTCTTCCCATTCAAGTCCGAGCCATTTCAAGCCTTCTAATATATTTTTTGTGTATTCAGATTTAGATCTAAGAAAATCTGTATCTTCTATTCTGATGAGAAACCTTCCACATATTTTTCGTGCGTACAACCAGTTAAACAATGCTGTTCGAGCAGTACCAATATGAAATAAACCCGTTGGACTTGGGGCTAATCTTAAACGTTTTTCCAAATTTTTCTTAGAAAAAACGGGACCGACGGGATTCGAACCCGCAACTTCCGCCGTGACAGGGCGGTGCTCTAACCAGTTGAACTACGGTCCCAGATTTTTGCTCTATATTTAATTAGAGCGTCATTCTTAAAATTATCAGATCATAATACTTAATTAGTGTTGTTGTAATAAAAAAATTTTATAAATTTAAGGATTTAGAGAAATTGTTAGTTTTAGATGATAAAAACATAGAGAACATTTACTTTTGTGGTCTAAAGCCAGCAGGTTCTATTAACCTAACTTGGTTACCTCTAGCAGTAAATTCTCTTCCTTGATCACTTTGTACAACAACTCTACCACCAGACTTAACTCTGATAACTCTTGCACGAACCCATCCTAAAGCTGCTGATTCAAGGACTTTAACTACGTCCCCAGGTTGAAGATCTAACTCCATCTTATGAAAAATGATTTACATAATGTTGGTCAAACGCGTCGTGGAGGACTTGAACCCCCGACATCAGGTTTTGGAGACCTGCGTTCTACCAACTGAACTAACGACGCATTTAAATGATTATAAGCGCCTTTGTGACCAATAGGTTGGTTACTTTACAACTTTATCGATCAAAGCGTTGTTTAACGCGAGTAGCTTTACCTACTCTATCTCTAAGATAGAATAACTTAGCTCTTCTTACTTTACCTCTACGTTCAACTTTTAGAGAGGCAACTTGTGGACTATGTAGCATAAATACTCTTTCAACACCTATGCCTTGGAAAATTCTTCTAACTGTAATCGTCTGATGGAGACCTCCGTGCCTTTTTGCAATAACAACACCTTCATAAGGTTGAACTCTTTCTTTGTTGCCTTCTGTGATCCTCACACCAACTTTGACAGTGTCCCCTACATAAATTTCAGGTAATTCTTTTTTTAACTGTTCACTTTCAAAATCCTTAATAAGGTTAGATGCACTTAAGGTTTGCTTAATTTCAGAAACCATTTTTTTTTCTTTTTGTTCAACTGCTACATCAACTGATGCGTCAGCTTTAATACCGGTTTCTAATTCCTTCTCTTGTTTCTCTTTGGCCATTTTGGTCTTTTTTGTCCTACAAGTTCTATATCTTAACCTTTTGACTCGCCTTTAGTAACCTTTTTGGTAAATGAAATTGTTTTTGAAAACATTTGGAATCCTGTAAAGAGCATCCATAAAACTCCGAAGGAATTCAATATTACGTATATTAATTCTCCATTATCGCCAAGCCATTCGCCCTCATGGAGAGACATTAACCAATGAACTTGTTCTCTTGAGTAACCTAATAAATCTTTTGAAATCCTGTATAGAAGACCTGTAATTGAAGATAATAATAATGGAAGAAAAACCCAAGGCGCCAAAGCCTTATGAAATTGCCTAGAATTAGATAAAATTTTCATTTTTGTTTCTTTACCATTGTTATTGATAGATTTAAGGTAGCCAAGACCATAATGGCTATTTTGAACATATTTACCTATTACTATTATTTATTCCAATGAGACATTTTGCAGATCTTTTGTTAAATAAAAATAATTCCAAGGCTGTTGATCAAGTTCCTTTTATTCAGAGAAGGAGAGGAATAGAAATAAAGTCTTCACGTGAAATAAATTTGATGAAAAAATCTAGCAGGATTGTAGCAACTGTTTTGAGGGAGATTAATGACTTAATTAAACCTGGAATGAGCACTAAAGACTTAGATGATTTCGCGGAAAAGAGAATAAAAAGTTTTGGAGCTGTGCCAAGTTTTAAGGGTTACCATGGTTTCCCTTCTAGTATTTGCTCTAGCATTAATAATGAAGTTGTTCATGGAATACCAAATAAAAATAAAATAATTAAAAATGGTGACTTAGTAAAAATTGATACAGGAGCATATTTAGACGGCTTTCATGGAGATAGTTGCATATCAATTTGTGTTGGAGAAGTCAGTCAAAAGGCTCAAAATCTTAGCGATGTAGCTCATAAAGCATTGTATGCAGGGCTTTCGAAAATCAAAGCAGGGAACACACTTTTAGATGTGGCCGGGGAGATCGAAGACATTGTTTTAAAAAATGGCTTTAGTGTTGTGGAAGACTATACAGGACATGGAGTTGGAAGAAATCTTCATGAAGAACCATCAGTATTTAATTTTCGGACAAAAGAATTGCCTAACGTCGTCCTTCGTGAAGGAATGACGTTAGCTGTGGAACCTATTGTTAATGAAGGGACTAAATTTTGCAAAACATTAAGTGATAAATGGACTGTTATAACGAAAGACGGAAAATTATCAGCGCAATGGGAGCATACAATAGTTGTTTTAAAAGATGGGATTGAAATATTGACGGATAGAGATTTCTAACTACTTGGATTTGTATTTATAAATAATTAGACAATATAAAAAGTTAAAGAATTCTTTCAGTGGAAAAAGTATATATGTTAATGGGTTTGGACTAATTATTACTAAATAACGATTTGAATTAGCTAGATCATAAATTTTTCTAGAGACAAATTTGGGACTCATAATTCCGATAGGATTAAGCTCTGATTTAAAAGGTCCTAAGATGATTTTTTTGATAATTAATTTTTTCTTTATATCTTTGTTGAGAAGATTTTTTTTAAAGGAAACTAATTGCCCAATAAGGGATTTACTTATCTCATATGATGGATTCAAGGCAGGTAATATCTCAGCTTCAGATGTATTTATCCAAATCTCTTTTTTTATTAATGACTCATTTGTTAATGCGATATCTTCAAATAAATTTAAAAATTTGAATTTACTTAATGCATTAATTTCTATTGAGTTTTCATAATTGGAATTTTCTCTGCTCAAATTATAAATGCCATGGTTCAATATTAAAATATCAATTTTTTTTAGATGATTTTTTAGTATCGATTCCTTCCCACATTCCCATTTAATCCATTCATTAGGAGTTTCAAGATTTATGTCAGTATTAGTCTTACTATGTGTAAAACCAATAACTCTATATCCTTTCTGACGAAACAATTTTGTTAGTTCTTTCCCTAGTGCACCTGAAGCTCCAGTAATCCCTACAGTTTTTTCTTTTTTTATTGAATTTTTCATTTTGGTTGATTTTGATGAAATATCAAATTACTAAAATTAATGTACATGAAAAAAAATATCAATATATTTATTTGATTAAAACTCATAAATAAATAATTGTTTAGTTCAAAAAAAATATTATCTTGAACCTATTGATAAAAATTTTTTCTAAATTATGAGCGATATATTATTAATTGGTTCATGTGAGCCATTTAGTGGTAAGTCTGCATTAGTTCTTGGGATAGCAAAAAGACTTTTACAGAATAAAAAAAAAGTTCGAATTGGGAAACCATTAGCAACATGTATTGAACTCACTAATCTTCCCTCAATGTCTTATGAAGGACTAATAGATGATGATGTTAAGTTTATTGGTTCTACATTAAATTTAGAGGAAGAGAATTTAATTTCTTCAGTAGGATTATTGGATGATATTTCAGCTGAAAAAAGAATTTTTAATAAAGACTTGCATCCAGGAAAAGGTTTTGATCAAATAAAGGAATTGGTTAATGATGATTTTGAAGGATTGAATATTTTAGAGGCCGCTGGAAGTCTTTATGAAGGAATGATTTATGGTTTAAGCTTACCCCAATTAGCTGAGAGTTTAGAAGCGAAAGTCTTAATTGTGAATTTATGGGAAGATTGTAAAAGCGTAGATGCATTACTTGATGCGAAAAAACAATTAGGAGAGCATTTGGCGGGAGTGGTGCTGAATGCAGTTTTGCCTCAAGAAGTCGAAAAAGTTAAAAATGAAATAATACCTTGTCTTAAGGAAATGAATATTGAAGTGTTTGGAGTATTACCTAAATCCCCACTTCTCAGAAGTGTTACAGTAGGCGAGCTCGTAAGGAGATTAGATGCCCAAGTAATTTGCTGCCCCGAAAAAGATCAATTACTTGTTGAGACACTCAGTATTGGTGCAATGGGCGTAAATTCCGCAATGGAATTTTTTAGAAGAAGGAGAAATATGGCAGTAGTTACTGGCGCTGAAAGAACTGATATCCAGCTTGCAGCCTTGGAAGCATCTACTCAATGTCTAATTTTAACTGGCTTGGGCGAACCACTATCACAATTAATTCATAGGGCGGAGGAATTGGAGGTACCAATTTTAAAAGTGGAATTAGATACTCTTTCTTCCGTAGAAATAATTGAACAAGCTTTTGGACATGTAAGAATACATGAATCAATCAAAGCTTCTTATGCCTTTCAATTAGTACAGGAGCATGTAAATCTGAAAAGAATTCTTGAAAAGATTGATTTTCCCTGCAATTTTTCAGAAAAATGCTAATTTCAAATATAGGAACAATTTTATTTTGAGTCGCTCTTTAGATCTACCAGCAACCGAAGGCGTTGATACCTTAGCTCAAGAACTCGCAAAACTCCAAGATAATGGGAAAAGGAGAATTGCTTTTTTGGGCAGTAGACATGTTCCAGTCGTAGATATCCACTTAATTGAATTGATAGCAAGATCTTTAGCAGAGGAGGGCAATGATATCCTTACATCTGGATCTCAGGGTGTAAATGCAGCGGTAATTCGAGCTGTCTTAGATATTAATCCATCATTATTGACTGTCTTATTACCACAAAGCCTTGATAAACAAATACCTGAAATTAAGCTTCAACTTGAAAGAGTTATGCATTTGGTTGAAAAAAGTGAAAATGATGAATTACCTTTACCTCTTGCAAGTAGCCTGTGTAATCAAGAAATTATTACTAGGTGCGATCAATTAATATGTTTTGCTTTTCACGATAGTGAAACTTTACTAAATAGTTGTAGATGCGCCGAAGAAATGGGAAAAATGGTAAGTTTATTATTTTTTGATTAAAAAAATCAATTTGCCATTTATTTAAACTAATTTATGGTATTAGTATTCATGCGTTTAAAAAATTACGATGGCAGAAAGTTTTTCATTTGATGTAGTTTCTGATTTTGAGAGACAGGAATTAGTTAATACTTTGGATCAAGTAAAAAGGGAAATTTCTCAACGTTACGATCTTAAAGGAACCGATACAGCAGTTGATTTAGATGATAATAATATTTTTATTACTACTAATAGTGAACTAACCTTAAACGCTGTTATCGATATAATTAGACAAAAGGCAATAAAGAGAAAATTATCTTTAAAAATCTTCGATTATGGTGAAATTTCAACAGTTAGTGGTAATAAAGTAAGGCAAACAATTCTATTAAAACAAGGTATTAAACAAGAAATAGCCAAAAAAATAAGTAAAAGTATTAGAGATCAAATAAAAAAAGTTAATGTAAGTATTAACGGAGAGACTTTAAGAGTCTCAAGCAAGAGTAAAAATGATCTTCAGTTAGCTATTAGATTAGTAAGTGAATTGGAAGAGTCTTTGAACATTCCTCTGAAACCTAATAACTTTAGATAAGATCTTCAGTAAGATTTTTTTATTCATGGCTGATTATTCAGATTCTTTAATTTCATCATTGATTAAGAAAGTAAAAGAGTATCCTCGTTTTTCAAAAGAAGAAATAGAGAAATTTTGTTGGATGGCCGTTCATGAGCATAAGCATGGTGTTCTACCATCTGAATATGATATTAGGGAGATAGATGAGGACCTTTATTTACAACTTTTGGAAGAATTAAAATCGAATATTTAAAAATTAAATTTTATATTTCGCAATTATTAAAAAAATATTTTAATTAAATGCCTTATTAATGCACTAATTAGTCTATTTAAATATGATTAATTAAAAGAAAAAATTTAATGTCAACATCCTTTAAAAATGTCACACCAACAGGTCCTGGTGGCACTGCAACATTATTGATTGTATTGTCTTTTACCGGCTTTCTTTTACTTACCCAATCTCTTTTTGTTGTTCCCTCTGGACAAGTTGCAGTAGTTACAACATTAGGGAAAGTAAGTGGCCCCTCAAGAAGAGCTGGTTTAAACTTTAAACTCCCATTCATTCAGTCTGTATACCCATTTGATATTAAAACTCAAGTTCAACCAGAAAAATTTGAAACTTTAACTAAAGATCTTCAGGTTATTAGGGCTACAGCTACTGTTAAGTATTCAGTGAAACCCAACGAAGCAGGTAGAATTTTTGCAACAATTGCAAGTAGAAATAGCGATGTTTATCAAAAAATTGTTCAACCATCATTACTTAAAGCTTTAAAATCAGTTTTTTCTCAATATGAGCTAGAAACAATAGCAACTGAATTTGCAGTAATATCTGAAAAAGTAGGAGATACGGTAGCACAAGAACTTAATTCATTCGATTATGTAGATGTTAAAAGCTTAGATCTAACGGGATTAGAGATCGCTGAAGAATACAGAGCTGCTATTGAACAAAAGCAAATAGCTGGGCAGCAATTACTTAGAGCAAAAACAGAAGTGGAAATTGCAGAACAAGAAGCGCTTAGGTATGAGACATTAAATAGAAGTCTCGACGATCAAGTGCTTTTCAAATTATTCCTTGATAAATGGGATGGTAGTACACAGGTTGTTCCTGGCCTACCAGGTTCAGAGGGAGGTAGCCCACCGGTAATAGTTGGTGGTAGAAGATAATTATTCAAATTAACTTTTCTTAGGAATTTATCATTTACTCATTTTTATTAAACTAATTTCAGTAAATGATTATTTTTTTATTGCATTAAAAGATTGATCAAAAGCCTCAATAGTTTTATCAATTTCTTGTTCGCTATGAGCCAGTGATGTGAAACCAGCTTCAAAAGGACTAGGAGCTAGGTAAATTCCTCGTTGAAGCATCTCTCTATGCAACTTACCAAAAAGTTCAGCATCATTTGTTTTAGCCTCAGCAAAGTTTCTAACTGGCCCATCACATAGAAAAAATCCAAACATAGCGCTTACATTCCCCCCGTTAATAGCAACACCATTATTTTCGGCAGAATCAATTATTCCTTCGATTAATCTAGAGGTTGTTGCATCAAGTTTTTCATAGGTACCTTCTTGTTTAAGAAGTTCAAGAGTTTTTATTCCAGCAGTCATTGCGAGTGGGTTTCCGCTCAAAGTGCCTGCCTGATAAACGGGTCCTGATGGAGCTACCATTGACATTATTTCTTTCTTGCCTCCGTAAGCTCCAACAGGTAGGCCTCCACCAATTACTTTTCCAAGTGTGGTTAAATCGGGAGTAACCCCAAATTTTTCTTGAGCTCCTCCATAACTTATTCTGAAACCAGTCATTACTTCATCAAAAACTAATAAAGATCCATTCTCAGTTGTTAATTCTCTTAATCCTTCCAAGAATCCTGGTTCTGGAGTAATAAATCCTGCATTACCAACAATAGGCTCAAGAATAACGCCAGAAATAGCATCAGGATTTTCAGAAAATAATTTTTTTACTGCTTCAAGATCATTGTAGGGAGCAGTAAGTGTGTTGGCAGTTGTTGTTCGTGGAACACCTGGAGAATCAGGTAAACCTAAAGTGGCCACCCCTGATCCTGCCTTGACTAAAAACATATCTGCATGGCCGTGGTAGCAACCGTCGAATTTAATGACTTTATCTCTTCCAGTAAATGCACGCATGAGCCTCAAAACAGCCATGCAAGCCTCAGTTCCACTATTGACAAATCTAACCATCTCTACAGATGGAACTGCATCTATTACCATTTCAGCAAGCTTATTCTCTAAAACGCATGGAGCACCAAAGCTAGTTCCTTTTTCAATTGCTTCTTGTAATGCAATTATAACTTCAGGGTGGGCATGACCACATATAGCCGGCCCCCAACTTCCTATATAG
This sequence is a window from Prochlorococcus marinus XMU1419. Protein-coding genes within it:
- the hemL gene encoding glutamate-1-semialdehyde 2,1-aminomutase, whose amino-acid sequence is MTDILNCPNSEEIFSAAQELMPGGVSSPVRAFKSVGGQPIVFDRVKGPFAWDIDGNRYIDYIGSWGPAICGHAHPEVIIALQEAIEKGTSFGAPCVLENKLAEMVIDAVPSVEMVRFVNSGTEACMAVLRLMRAFTGRDKVIKFDGCYHGHADMFLVKAGSGVATLGLPDSPGVPRTTTANTLTAPYNDLEAVKKLFSENPDAISGVILEPIVGNAGFITPEPGFLEGLRELTTENGSLLVFDEVMTGFRISYGGAQEKFGVTPDLTTLGKVIGGGLPVGAYGGKKEIMSMVAPSGPVYQAGTLSGNPLAMTAGIKTLELLKQEGTYEKLDATTSRLIEGIIDSAENNGVAINGGNVSAMFGFFLCDGPVRNFAEAKTNDAELFGKLHREMLQRGIYLAPSPFEAGFTSLAHSEQEIDKTIEAFDQSFNAIKK